One window of Leopardus geoffroyi isolate Oge1 chromosome B3, O.geoffroyi_Oge1_pat1.0, whole genome shotgun sequence genomic DNA carries:
- the BNC1 gene encoding zinc finger protein basonuclin-1 isoform X3, translating to MLYGTQAIPVRLKILLDRLFSVLKQDEVLQILHALDWTLQDYIRGYVLQDASGKVLDHWSIMTSEEEVATLQQFLRFGETKSIVELMAIQEKEERSVIIPPSTANVDIRAFIESCSHRGAGVPAPVDKGNPSNLHPFENLINNMTFMLPFQFFNPVPPTLVGSLPEQFVLEQGQDQSQDPKQDIHGPFPGSGFVTSSSTPFQVEREQCLNCPDPVTKKEDNAHLSDSSPYNIVTKLERTQLSPEAKAKPERTSLGAKKGRVFCTACEKTFYDKGTLKIHYNAVHLKIKHKCTIEGCNMVFSSLRSRNRHSANPNPRLHMPMNRNNRDKDLRSSLNLAASDGYERPAFTVSSADYRPLASFGAGEASGGQPAFPSLGQNGVLFPNLKTVQPVLPFYRSPATPAELANTPGVLPSLPLLSSSIPEQLVSNEGPLDALPKKKSRKSSMPIKIEKETVGIANEKRQALSSDEDVPPRVARGDEPEACSPQSDRAPGDQDTRSGGERGCRGDSGMKAGGAVSRSPEQAPQRVESEAKQEPVVPRGPDDGGRELHLTPGTEPCVPFPDYIRLQQHLLAGGLLGALSSRGMAFPCFEGSKEPDVAGQRALGRQKEENRFQCDVCKKTFKNACGVKMHHKNMHARETHVCTVEGCNAAFPSRRSRDRHSSNLSLHQKVLSQEALESTEDHFHAAYLLKDVAKETYRDVAFTQQAPQTSVIFKGTSRMSSLVYPITQVHSAGLESYSSGPPSEGTILDLSTTSSMKSENSSHSSWDSDGASEEGTVLMEDSDEDCNGPSLVPGEDEYPICVLMEKADQSLASLPSGLPITCHLCQKTYSNKGTFRAHYKTVHLRQLHKCKVPGCNTMFSSVRSRNRHSQNPNLHKSLAASPGHLQ from the exons ATGCTGTACGGGACCCAGGCCATCCCTGTTCGCCTGAAAATCCTACTGGACCGGCTCTTCAGTGTGTTGAAGCAAGATGAGGTTCTCCAGATTCTCCATGCCCTGGACTGGACCCTTCAGGATTATATCCGTGGATATGTGCTACAG GATGCGTCGGGAAAGGTGCTGGACCACTGGAGCATCATGACCAGCGAGGAGGAGGTAGCCACCTTGCAGCAGTTCCTTCGTTTTGGGGAGACCAAGTCCATCGTGGAGCTCATGGCaattcaggaaaaagaagagcGGTCCGTCATCATCCCGCCGTCCACGGCGAACGTGGACATCAGGGCCTTCATCGAGAGCTGCAGCCACAGGGGTGCCGGCGTCCCCGCTCCTGTGGACAAGGGGAACCCCAGCAACCTGCACCCCTTTGAGAACCTCATCAACAACATGACCTTCATGCTGCCTTTCCAGTTCTTCAACCCTGTGCCTCCCACACTCGTAGGGTCCCTGCCCGAGCAGTTCGTGCTGGAGCAGGGTCAGGACCAAAGTCAGGACCCCAAGCAGGACATCCACGGACCCTTCCCCGGCAGTGGCTTCGTGACCTCCAGCTCCACACCATTTCAGGTGGAAAGAGAGCAGTGTCTAAACTGCCCGGATCCGGTGACGAAAAAGGAAGACAACGCCCATCTGAGCGACTCCAGCCCGTACAACATCGTCACGAAGCTCGAAAGGACACAGCTGTCCCCCGAGGCCAAAGCGAAGCCCGAGAGGACCAGCCTGGGCGCGAAGAAGGGCCGGGTGTTCTGCACGGCCTGTGAGAAGACCTTCTACGACAAGGGCACGCTCAAGATCCACTACAACGCCGTCCACCTGAAGATCAAGCACAAGTGCACCATCGAGGGCTGTAACATGGTCTTCAGCTCCCTCAGGAGCCGGAACCGCCACAGCGCCAACCCCAACCCCCGGCTGCACATGCCCATGAACAGGAACAACAGGGACAAAGACCTGCGCAGCAGCCTGAACCTGGCCGCCTCGGACGGCTACGAACGCCCGGCCTTCACGGTGAGCTCTGCCGACTACAGGCCCCTGGCCAGCTTCGGTGCGGGGGAGGCTTCCGGGGGCCAGCCGGCCTTCCCCAGCCTCGGGCAAAACGGGGTGCTTTTCCCCAACCTAAAGACGGTCCAGCCGGTCCTGCCTTTCTACCGCAGCCCGGCCACTCCGGCCGAGCTGGCGAACACGCCCGGAGTGctgccttctctgcctctcctgtcctCTTCCATCCCGGAACAGCTGGTGTCGAACGAGGGGCCGCTTGACGCCCTTCCCAAGAAGAAATCCCGGAAGTCCAGTATGCCCATCAAAATCGAGAAGGAGACCGTGGGAATCGCCAACGAGAAGAGGCAGGCGCTCAGCTCGGATGAAGACGTGCCCCCGCGGGTGGCCCGCGGGGACGAGCCGGAGGCCTGCAGTCCTCAGTCGGACAGAGCCCCCGGGGACCAGGACACGCGgtcaggaggagagaggggctgccGCGGAGACTCGGGGATGAAGGCCGGCGGAGCCGTCAGCAGAAGCCCCGAGCAGGCCCCGCAGCGCGTGGAGAGCGAGGCTAAGCAGGAGCCCGTGGTGCCGAGGGGGCCGGACGACGGCGGCCGTGAGCTTCACCTCACACCCGGGACGGAGCCCTGCGTGCCCTTCCCGGACTACATCAGACTGCAGCAGCACCTGCTGGCCGGCGGGCTCTTGGGCGCTCTGTCCAGCAGAGGGATGGCTTTTCCTTGTTTCGAAGGGTCTAAAGAGCCAGACGTCGCGGGTCAGCGTGCACTCGGCcggcagaaggaagaaaaccgCTTCCAGTGCGACGTCTGCAAGAAGACCTTTAAGAACGCCTGCGGCGTGAAAATGCACCACAAGAACATGCACGCCAGGGAAACCCACGTGTGCACAGTGGAGGGTTGTAACGCCGCCTTCCCCTCGCGCAGGAGCAGAGACAG ACACAGTTCAAACCTAAGTCTCCACCAAAAAGTGTTGAGCCAAGAGGCACTGGAGAGCACCGAAGACCATTTCCATGCAGCCTACCTTCTGAAAGATGTGGCTAAGGAGACCTATCGGGATGTGGCTTTCACCCAGCAGGCCCCCCAGACATCTGTCATCTTCAAGGGAACGAGTCGGATGAGCAGTCTGGTTTACCCAATAACCCAAGTCCACAGTGCCGGCCTGGAGAGCTACAGCTCTGGTCCGCCGAGCGAGGGCACCATCTTGGATTTGAGTACTACCTCGAGCATGAAGTCTGAGAACAGCAGCCATTCCTCTTGGGACTCAGACGGGGCGAGCGAGGAAGGCACCGTGCTCATGGAGGACAGTGATGAGGACTGTAACGGGCCGAGCCTTGTCCCCGGGGAAGATGAGTACCCCATCTGTGTCCTGATGGAGAAGGCCGACCAGAGCCTTGCCAGCCTGCCTTCTGGGCTGCCCATAACTTGTCACCTCTGCCAAAAGACGTACAGTAACAAAGGGACCTTCAGGGCTCACTACAAAACTGTGCATCTCCGCCAGCTCCACAAATGCAAAGTTCCGGGCTGCAACACCATGTTCTCATCTGTCCGCAGCCGGAACAGACACAGCCAGAATCCCAACCTGCACAAGAGCCTGGCCGCCTCCCCGGGTCACCTGCAGTAA
- the BNC1 gene encoding zinc finger protein basonuclin-1 isoform X2 → MAEAIGCTLDCSCQSFKPGKINHRQCEQCRHGWVAHALSKLRIPPVYPTSQVEIVQSNVVFDISSLMLYGTQAIPVRLKILLDRLFSVLKQDEVLQILHALDWTLQDYIRGYVLQDASGKVLDHWSIMTSEEEVATLQQFLRFGETKSIVELMAIQEKEERSVIIPPSTANVDIRAFIESCSHRGAGVPAPVDKGNPSNLHPFENLINNMTFMLPFQFFNPVPPTLVGSLPEQFVLEQGQDQSQDPKQDIHGPFPGSGFVTSSSTPFQVEREQCLNCPDPVTKKEDNAHLSDSSPYNIVTKLERTQLSPEAKAKPERTSLGAKKGRVFCTACEKTFYDKGTLKIHYNAVHLKIKHKCTIEGCNMVFSSLRSRNRHSANPNPRLHMPMNRNNRDKDLRSSLNLAASDGYERPAFTVSSADYRPLASFGAGEASGGQPAFPSLGQNGVLFPNLKTVQPVLPFYRSPATPAELANTPGVLPSLPLLSSSIPEQLVSNEGPLDALPKKKSRKSSMPIKIEKETVGIANEKRQALSSDEDVPPRVARGDEPEACSPQSDRAPGDQDTRSGGERGCRGDSGMKAGGAVSRSPEQAPQRVESEAKQEPVVPRGPDDGGRELHLTPGTEPCVPFPDYIRLQQHLLAGGLLGALSSRGMAFPCFEGSKEPDVAGQRALGRQKEENRFQCDVCKKTFKNACGVKMHHKNMHARETHVCTVEGCNAAFPSRRSRDRHSSNLSLHQKVLSQEALESTEDHFHAAYLLKDVAKETYRDVAFTQQAPQTSVIFKGTSRMSSLVYPITQVHSAGLESYSSGPPSEGTILDLSTTSSMKSENSSHSSWDSDGASEEGTVLMEDSDEDCNGPSLVPGEDEYPICVLMEKADQSLASLPSGLPITCHLCQKTYSNKGTFRAHYKTVHLRQLHKCKVPGCNTMFSSVRSRNRHSQNPNLHKSLAASPGHLQ, encoded by the exons GCTATCGGCTGCACTCTCGACTGTAGCTGCCAGAGTTTCAAGCCGGGGAAGATCAACCACCGCCAGTGTGAGCAGTGCAGACACGGATGGGTGGCCCACG CTCTAAGCAAGCTGAGGATCCCTCCCGTGTATCCCACAAGCCAGGTGGAGATTGTCCAGTCCAATGTGGTGTTTGACATCAGCAGCCTCATGCTGTACGGGACCCAGGCCATCCCTGTTCGCCTGAAAATCCTACTGGACCGGCTCTTCAGTGTGTTGAAGCAAGATGAGGTTCTCCAGATTCTCCATGCCCTGGACTGGACCCTTCAGGATTATATCCGTGGATATGTGCTACAG GATGCGTCGGGAAAGGTGCTGGACCACTGGAGCATCATGACCAGCGAGGAGGAGGTAGCCACCTTGCAGCAGTTCCTTCGTTTTGGGGAGACCAAGTCCATCGTGGAGCTCATGGCaattcaggaaaaagaagagcGGTCCGTCATCATCCCGCCGTCCACGGCGAACGTGGACATCAGGGCCTTCATCGAGAGCTGCAGCCACAGGGGTGCCGGCGTCCCCGCTCCTGTGGACAAGGGGAACCCCAGCAACCTGCACCCCTTTGAGAACCTCATCAACAACATGACCTTCATGCTGCCTTTCCAGTTCTTCAACCCTGTGCCTCCCACACTCGTAGGGTCCCTGCCCGAGCAGTTCGTGCTGGAGCAGGGTCAGGACCAAAGTCAGGACCCCAAGCAGGACATCCACGGACCCTTCCCCGGCAGTGGCTTCGTGACCTCCAGCTCCACACCATTTCAGGTGGAAAGAGAGCAGTGTCTAAACTGCCCGGATCCGGTGACGAAAAAGGAAGACAACGCCCATCTGAGCGACTCCAGCCCGTACAACATCGTCACGAAGCTCGAAAGGACACAGCTGTCCCCCGAGGCCAAAGCGAAGCCCGAGAGGACCAGCCTGGGCGCGAAGAAGGGCCGGGTGTTCTGCACGGCCTGTGAGAAGACCTTCTACGACAAGGGCACGCTCAAGATCCACTACAACGCCGTCCACCTGAAGATCAAGCACAAGTGCACCATCGAGGGCTGTAACATGGTCTTCAGCTCCCTCAGGAGCCGGAACCGCCACAGCGCCAACCCCAACCCCCGGCTGCACATGCCCATGAACAGGAACAACAGGGACAAAGACCTGCGCAGCAGCCTGAACCTGGCCGCCTCGGACGGCTACGAACGCCCGGCCTTCACGGTGAGCTCTGCCGACTACAGGCCCCTGGCCAGCTTCGGTGCGGGGGAGGCTTCCGGGGGCCAGCCGGCCTTCCCCAGCCTCGGGCAAAACGGGGTGCTTTTCCCCAACCTAAAGACGGTCCAGCCGGTCCTGCCTTTCTACCGCAGCCCGGCCACTCCGGCCGAGCTGGCGAACACGCCCGGAGTGctgccttctctgcctctcctgtcctCTTCCATCCCGGAACAGCTGGTGTCGAACGAGGGGCCGCTTGACGCCCTTCCCAAGAAGAAATCCCGGAAGTCCAGTATGCCCATCAAAATCGAGAAGGAGACCGTGGGAATCGCCAACGAGAAGAGGCAGGCGCTCAGCTCGGATGAAGACGTGCCCCCGCGGGTGGCCCGCGGGGACGAGCCGGAGGCCTGCAGTCCTCAGTCGGACAGAGCCCCCGGGGACCAGGACACGCGgtcaggaggagagaggggctgccGCGGAGACTCGGGGATGAAGGCCGGCGGAGCCGTCAGCAGAAGCCCCGAGCAGGCCCCGCAGCGCGTGGAGAGCGAGGCTAAGCAGGAGCCCGTGGTGCCGAGGGGGCCGGACGACGGCGGCCGTGAGCTTCACCTCACACCCGGGACGGAGCCCTGCGTGCCCTTCCCGGACTACATCAGACTGCAGCAGCACCTGCTGGCCGGCGGGCTCTTGGGCGCTCTGTCCAGCAGAGGGATGGCTTTTCCTTGTTTCGAAGGGTCTAAAGAGCCAGACGTCGCGGGTCAGCGTGCACTCGGCcggcagaaggaagaaaaccgCTTCCAGTGCGACGTCTGCAAGAAGACCTTTAAGAACGCCTGCGGCGTGAAAATGCACCACAAGAACATGCACGCCAGGGAAACCCACGTGTGCACAGTGGAGGGTTGTAACGCCGCCTTCCCCTCGCGCAGGAGCAGAGACAG ACACAGTTCAAACCTAAGTCTCCACCAAAAAGTGTTGAGCCAAGAGGCACTGGAGAGCACCGAAGACCATTTCCATGCAGCCTACCTTCTGAAAGATGTGGCTAAGGAGACCTATCGGGATGTGGCTTTCACCCAGCAGGCCCCCCAGACATCTGTCATCTTCAAGGGAACGAGTCGGATGAGCAGTCTGGTTTACCCAATAACCCAAGTCCACAGTGCCGGCCTGGAGAGCTACAGCTCTGGTCCGCCGAGCGAGGGCACCATCTTGGATTTGAGTACTACCTCGAGCATGAAGTCTGAGAACAGCAGCCATTCCTCTTGGGACTCAGACGGGGCGAGCGAGGAAGGCACCGTGCTCATGGAGGACAGTGATGAGGACTGTAACGGGCCGAGCCTTGTCCCCGGGGAAGATGAGTACCCCATCTGTGTCCTGATGGAGAAGGCCGACCAGAGCCTTGCCAGCCTGCCTTCTGGGCTGCCCATAACTTGTCACCTCTGCCAAAAGACGTACAGTAACAAAGGGACCTTCAGGGCTCACTACAAAACTGTGCATCTCCGCCAGCTCCACAAATGCAAAGTTCCGGGCTGCAACACCATGTTCTCATCTGTCCGCAGCCGGAACAGACACAGCCAGAATCCCAACCTGCACAAGAGCCTGGCCGCCTCCCCGGGTCACCTGCAGTAA
- the BNC1 gene encoding zinc finger protein basonuclin-1 isoform X1 yields the protein MAKGVCAFRSQNLAPSVHLTATCFSRSSHVFSPHLRSRMGFVSPRPRTDTSSKAIGCTLDCSCQSFKPGKINHRQCEQCRHGWVAHALSKLRIPPVYPTSQVEIVQSNVVFDISSLMLYGTQAIPVRLKILLDRLFSVLKQDEVLQILHALDWTLQDYIRGYVLQDASGKVLDHWSIMTSEEEVATLQQFLRFGETKSIVELMAIQEKEERSVIIPPSTANVDIRAFIESCSHRGAGVPAPVDKGNPSNLHPFENLINNMTFMLPFQFFNPVPPTLVGSLPEQFVLEQGQDQSQDPKQDIHGPFPGSGFVTSSSTPFQVEREQCLNCPDPVTKKEDNAHLSDSSPYNIVTKLERTQLSPEAKAKPERTSLGAKKGRVFCTACEKTFYDKGTLKIHYNAVHLKIKHKCTIEGCNMVFSSLRSRNRHSANPNPRLHMPMNRNNRDKDLRSSLNLAASDGYERPAFTVSSADYRPLASFGAGEASGGQPAFPSLGQNGVLFPNLKTVQPVLPFYRSPATPAELANTPGVLPSLPLLSSSIPEQLVSNEGPLDALPKKKSRKSSMPIKIEKETVGIANEKRQALSSDEDVPPRVARGDEPEACSPQSDRAPGDQDTRSGGERGCRGDSGMKAGGAVSRSPEQAPQRVESEAKQEPVVPRGPDDGGRELHLTPGTEPCVPFPDYIRLQQHLLAGGLLGALSSRGMAFPCFEGSKEPDVAGQRALGRQKEENRFQCDVCKKTFKNACGVKMHHKNMHARETHVCTVEGCNAAFPSRRSRDRHSSNLSLHQKVLSQEALESTEDHFHAAYLLKDVAKETYRDVAFTQQAPQTSVIFKGTSRMSSLVYPITQVHSAGLESYSSGPPSEGTILDLSTTSSMKSENSSHSSWDSDGASEEGTVLMEDSDEDCNGPSLVPGEDEYPICVLMEKADQSLASLPSGLPITCHLCQKTYSNKGTFRAHYKTVHLRQLHKCKVPGCNTMFSSVRSRNRHSQNPNLHKSLAASPGHLQ from the exons GCTATCGGCTGCACTCTCGACTGTAGCTGCCAGAGTTTCAAGCCGGGGAAGATCAACCACCGCCAGTGTGAGCAGTGCAGACACGGATGGGTGGCCCACG CTCTAAGCAAGCTGAGGATCCCTCCCGTGTATCCCACAAGCCAGGTGGAGATTGTCCAGTCCAATGTGGTGTTTGACATCAGCAGCCTCATGCTGTACGGGACCCAGGCCATCCCTGTTCGCCTGAAAATCCTACTGGACCGGCTCTTCAGTGTGTTGAAGCAAGATGAGGTTCTCCAGATTCTCCATGCCCTGGACTGGACCCTTCAGGATTATATCCGTGGATATGTGCTACAG GATGCGTCGGGAAAGGTGCTGGACCACTGGAGCATCATGACCAGCGAGGAGGAGGTAGCCACCTTGCAGCAGTTCCTTCGTTTTGGGGAGACCAAGTCCATCGTGGAGCTCATGGCaattcaggaaaaagaagagcGGTCCGTCATCATCCCGCCGTCCACGGCGAACGTGGACATCAGGGCCTTCATCGAGAGCTGCAGCCACAGGGGTGCCGGCGTCCCCGCTCCTGTGGACAAGGGGAACCCCAGCAACCTGCACCCCTTTGAGAACCTCATCAACAACATGACCTTCATGCTGCCTTTCCAGTTCTTCAACCCTGTGCCTCCCACACTCGTAGGGTCCCTGCCCGAGCAGTTCGTGCTGGAGCAGGGTCAGGACCAAAGTCAGGACCCCAAGCAGGACATCCACGGACCCTTCCCCGGCAGTGGCTTCGTGACCTCCAGCTCCACACCATTTCAGGTGGAAAGAGAGCAGTGTCTAAACTGCCCGGATCCGGTGACGAAAAAGGAAGACAACGCCCATCTGAGCGACTCCAGCCCGTACAACATCGTCACGAAGCTCGAAAGGACACAGCTGTCCCCCGAGGCCAAAGCGAAGCCCGAGAGGACCAGCCTGGGCGCGAAGAAGGGCCGGGTGTTCTGCACGGCCTGTGAGAAGACCTTCTACGACAAGGGCACGCTCAAGATCCACTACAACGCCGTCCACCTGAAGATCAAGCACAAGTGCACCATCGAGGGCTGTAACATGGTCTTCAGCTCCCTCAGGAGCCGGAACCGCCACAGCGCCAACCCCAACCCCCGGCTGCACATGCCCATGAACAGGAACAACAGGGACAAAGACCTGCGCAGCAGCCTGAACCTGGCCGCCTCGGACGGCTACGAACGCCCGGCCTTCACGGTGAGCTCTGCCGACTACAGGCCCCTGGCCAGCTTCGGTGCGGGGGAGGCTTCCGGGGGCCAGCCGGCCTTCCCCAGCCTCGGGCAAAACGGGGTGCTTTTCCCCAACCTAAAGACGGTCCAGCCGGTCCTGCCTTTCTACCGCAGCCCGGCCACTCCGGCCGAGCTGGCGAACACGCCCGGAGTGctgccttctctgcctctcctgtcctCTTCCATCCCGGAACAGCTGGTGTCGAACGAGGGGCCGCTTGACGCCCTTCCCAAGAAGAAATCCCGGAAGTCCAGTATGCCCATCAAAATCGAGAAGGAGACCGTGGGAATCGCCAACGAGAAGAGGCAGGCGCTCAGCTCGGATGAAGACGTGCCCCCGCGGGTGGCCCGCGGGGACGAGCCGGAGGCCTGCAGTCCTCAGTCGGACAGAGCCCCCGGGGACCAGGACACGCGgtcaggaggagagaggggctgccGCGGAGACTCGGGGATGAAGGCCGGCGGAGCCGTCAGCAGAAGCCCCGAGCAGGCCCCGCAGCGCGTGGAGAGCGAGGCTAAGCAGGAGCCCGTGGTGCCGAGGGGGCCGGACGACGGCGGCCGTGAGCTTCACCTCACACCCGGGACGGAGCCCTGCGTGCCCTTCCCGGACTACATCAGACTGCAGCAGCACCTGCTGGCCGGCGGGCTCTTGGGCGCTCTGTCCAGCAGAGGGATGGCTTTTCCTTGTTTCGAAGGGTCTAAAGAGCCAGACGTCGCGGGTCAGCGTGCACTCGGCcggcagaaggaagaaaaccgCTTCCAGTGCGACGTCTGCAAGAAGACCTTTAAGAACGCCTGCGGCGTGAAAATGCACCACAAGAACATGCACGCCAGGGAAACCCACGTGTGCACAGTGGAGGGTTGTAACGCCGCCTTCCCCTCGCGCAGGAGCAGAGACAG ACACAGTTCAAACCTAAGTCTCCACCAAAAAGTGTTGAGCCAAGAGGCACTGGAGAGCACCGAAGACCATTTCCATGCAGCCTACCTTCTGAAAGATGTGGCTAAGGAGACCTATCGGGATGTGGCTTTCACCCAGCAGGCCCCCCAGACATCTGTCATCTTCAAGGGAACGAGTCGGATGAGCAGTCTGGTTTACCCAATAACCCAAGTCCACAGTGCCGGCCTGGAGAGCTACAGCTCTGGTCCGCCGAGCGAGGGCACCATCTTGGATTTGAGTACTACCTCGAGCATGAAGTCTGAGAACAGCAGCCATTCCTCTTGGGACTCAGACGGGGCGAGCGAGGAAGGCACCGTGCTCATGGAGGACAGTGATGAGGACTGTAACGGGCCGAGCCTTGTCCCCGGGGAAGATGAGTACCCCATCTGTGTCCTGATGGAGAAGGCCGACCAGAGCCTTGCCAGCCTGCCTTCTGGGCTGCCCATAACTTGTCACCTCTGCCAAAAGACGTACAGTAACAAAGGGACCTTCAGGGCTCACTACAAAACTGTGCATCTCCGCCAGCTCCACAAATGCAAAGTTCCGGGCTGCAACACCATGTTCTCATCTGTCCGCAGCCGGAACAGACACAGCCAGAATCCCAACCTGCACAAGAGCCTGGCCGCCTCCCCGGGTCACCTGCAGTAA